From a region of the Arachis ipaensis cultivar K30076 chromosome B09, Araip1.1, whole genome shotgun sequence genome:
- the LOC107616388 gene encoding uncharacterized protein LOC107616388 translates to MRYDGTQDPLEHLTAFEARINLEGVGDEGSVTQFSDISHAFLAQFTTRIAKAKHPINLLGVTQRIGEPTRKYLDRFNDECLEIDGLTDSVASLCLRNGLLNEDFRKHLTTRPVWTMQEIQCVAKEYINDEEVSQVVAANKRQPPTTKPGTTMVEKDKRNTLGTVVRARRQNHFPELGNSPTTPPSRHRSRRPRATRRRQEPERENHGLTVVNVVTARNSAPRSKSAQKKDGKVLALSSSSARSSRGHPSISFGPEDQWFDEVPESPPMVITARVGTGLVKRILVDTGADSNIMFRNVFDALGLRDTDLATHQHGVVGLGDHFIKPDGIISLPTSLGQGQRRRTVMADFVVLRDSTAYNIILGRKTINDLGAAISTKLLVMKFVTDDGSVGSIRRDLETAVACDHASLSLRKKSKEASGVFLADLDARIDDKPRPEPEGDLEKFRVGDGDEKFTFINRNLPHE, encoded by the exons atgaggtatgaTGGAACGCAAGACCCCCTGGAGCACctgacggccttcgaggccaggataaACTTAGAAGGAGTAGGAGATGAG ggctcggtgaccCAGTTCTCCGACATCAGCCATGCCTTCCTGGCTCAGTTCACAACCAGGATCGCCAAAGCCAAGCACCCGATCAACTTGCTAGGGGTGACCCAAAGAATCGGGGAGCCGACCAGGAAGTACTTGGATCGCTTTAATGATGAGTGCTTGGAAATCGACGGGTTGACGGACTCGGTAGCGAGTCTATGTTTGAGGAATGGGCTCCTAAATGAGGACTTCAGGAAGCACCTTACCACGAGACCAGTTTGGACAATGCAGGAAATCCAGTGCGTGGCTAAGGAGTACATCAACGACGAGGAAGTCAGCCAGGTCGTGGCTGCCAACAAACGACAACCCCCTACAACCAAACCCGGCACTACGATGGTGgagaaagacaaaaggaacacgcTAGGGACGGTGGTTCGAGCAAGACGACAAAACCATTTCCCCGAGTTGGGAaattcaccaactacacccccctcACGGCACCGATCACGGAG GCCCCGGGCGACAAGACGACGTCAAGAGCCAGAGAGAGAAAaccacggtctcacggtggtAAATGTGGTAACAGCGAGAAACTCCGCCCCGAGGTCGAAATCAGCACAGAAGAAAGACGGCAAGGTCCTGGCGCTCTCCTCCTCATCTGCTAGGAGTTCCCGGGGACACCCATCCATCTCTTTCGGCCCTgaggaccaatggttcgacgaggTACCGGAAAGTCCTCCCATGGTTATTACGGCCAGAGTCGGAACCGGACTCGTCAAACGGATCCTAGTGGACACgggggcagactcgaacatcatgtttcgCAACGTCTTCGACGCCTTGGGACTTCGTGATACCGACCTGGctacccaccagcacggtgtggtagggttgggTGATCACTTCATCAAGCCAGATGGGATCATCTCCCTACCGACCTCCCTAGGACAAGGACAGAGGCGGAGGACGGTAATGGCTGATTTTGTTGTCTTACGAGATTCCACTGCTTACAATATCATCTTGGGGAGAAAAACCATCAATGATCTTGGGGCAGCGATTAGCACGAAGCTGCTCGTAATGAAGTTTGTCACGGAtgacggatccgtgggatccATCAGAAGGGAtttggaaacggcagtcgcttgcgaccacgccagTCTCTCTCTTAGGAAAAAATCCAAAGAGGCATCTGGGGTCTTCCTcgccgacctggacgccaggaTAGATGACAAGCCCAGACCTGAGCCGGAAGGGGATTTGGAAAAATTTAGGGTCGGTGATGGGGACGAGAAGTTCACGTTCATAAACAGAAACCTTCCCCATGAATAA